A region of Granulicella sibirica DNA encodes the following proteins:
- a CDS encoding sugar phosphate isomerase/epimerase family protein, with amino-acid sequence MRAITPLELGLVFWAEQNSAGSLGQLKSFGLTAGQLGVPPEFVCKGAVEDWSSGLIAGDFAMTSAVCSYKGEDYADLATIHRSVGFTTPEYRSERIARTKEVADFGHALGIGAVSCHLGFIPNDPTEKLYVDLRDLTREICDHCAGNGQNFVLETGQESAEILLAFIANVERDNLKVNFDPANMIMYQSGDPMVALEMLSPHVISVHCKDATAINVGGGKLGAECRLGDGQVGFPGFLETLKKIGYQGLLCIEREEPDTAQRTADVHAAVERLKQWKADAGL; translated from the coding sequence ATGCGCGCGATAACACCGCTCGAGCTTGGCCTCGTCTTCTGGGCCGAACAAAACAGCGCCGGTTCTCTGGGGCAGTTGAAGTCATTTGGGCTTACAGCCGGCCAGTTAGGCGTGCCACCTGAGTTCGTCTGCAAGGGCGCGGTAGAAGACTGGTCGTCCGGGCTGATCGCCGGAGACTTTGCCATGACGAGTGCCGTATGCAGCTACAAGGGCGAGGACTACGCGGACCTCGCAACGATCCACCGTTCCGTCGGCTTCACCACGCCGGAGTACAGGTCCGAGCGCATCGCAAGGACCAAGGAGGTCGCGGACTTCGGCCATGCGCTCGGCATCGGCGCTGTCTCCTGCCACTTAGGCTTTATCCCCAATGACCCCACAGAAAAACTCTACGTCGATCTGCGCGACCTCACACGCGAGATATGCGATCACTGCGCGGGGAATGGGCAGAACTTCGTGCTCGAGACCGGTCAGGAGTCAGCGGAGATCCTGCTCGCGTTTATAGCGAACGTTGAGCGCGACAATCTGAAGGTGAACTTCGACCCGGCAAACATGATCATGTATCAATCGGGCGATCCCATGGTGGCGCTCGAGATGCTGAGCCCGCATGTCATCTCGGTGCACTGCAAGGACGCGACAGCGATCAACGTGGGCGGCGGAAAGCTCGGCGCGGAGTGCAGGCTCGGCGATGGCCAGGTCGGCTTTCCAGGATTCCTCGAAACGCTGAAGAAGATCGGCTACCAGGGACTTCTGTGCATCGAGCGCGAGGAGCCAGACACCGCGCAACGGACTGCCGACGTTCACGCAGCCGTCGAGCGGCTGAAGCAGTGGAAGGCCGACGCGGGGCTGTAG
- a CDS encoding c-type cytochrome, producing the protein MKTRWVAAALSGLLAGSAFWTSAQQPAPAAPPQPKPALQPQQEAPPLQPTTGGFARGQKRAPIDPALAAHGKALYAVSCQACHGPDLRGGDLGGPNLLRSQVTLADQDGELITPIIQGSRQAMGMPNIGLNPEDSKAVAAYIRSVIGQIGSQGKPPGQAKPLNILTGDASAGHAYFDATCAKCHTSAMSLSGIASKITEPKAMQQAWLTGGVRGENSSASIPKATVMASSGVVTTGALVHVDDFLVTLKLSDGSVRSFGRLGDMPKVTIDDPLQAHKNLLPMLTDKQIHDVTAYLVTLK; encoded by the coding sequence GTGAAGACGAGATGGGTAGCCGCTGCCCTGTCGGGGTTGTTGGCCGGCTCGGCGTTCTGGACATCAGCTCAGCAGCCTGCACCCGCGGCCCCGCCACAACCGAAGCCCGCGCTGCAGCCGCAGCAGGAAGCTCCGCCGTTGCAGCCGACGACCGGTGGTTTCGCCCGGGGCCAGAAGCGCGCACCCATCGATCCTGCCCTGGCGGCACACGGGAAAGCGCTCTACGCGGTGAGTTGCCAAGCCTGCCACGGGCCAGACCTGCGTGGAGGCGATCTGGGTGGACCCAACCTCCTGCGCTCACAGGTCACGCTGGCCGACCAGGACGGCGAGCTGATCACGCCCATCATTCAAGGCTCACGTCAGGCGATGGGCATGCCAAATATCGGCCTGAATCCTGAGGATTCGAAGGCGGTTGCTGCGTATATTCGCAGCGTGATCGGCCAGATCGGGAGCCAGGGAAAACCGCCGGGCCAGGCGAAGCCACTCAACATCCTCACTGGCGACGCGTCTGCCGGTCACGCTTATTTTGATGCCACCTGCGCGAAATGCCACACGAGCGCCATGAGCCTCAGCGGGATTGCTTCGAAGATCACCGAACCGAAGGCGATGCAGCAGGCGTGGCTCACGGGGGGCGTTCGTGGTGAAAATAGCAGTGCCTCGATCCCGAAGGCTACGGTTATGGCCTCATCGGGTGTGGTTACAACAGGCGCGTTGGTCCACGTCGACGACTTCCTCGTGACACTGAAGCTCAGCGACGGCAGCGTACGAAGTTTTGGACGGCTCGGCGACATGCCGAAGGTGACGATCGACGATCCGCTGCAGGCGCACAAGAATCTGCTTCCGATGCTGACCGATAAACAAATTCATGATGTGACGGCATACCTGGTGACCTTGAAATGA
- a CDS encoding 3-keto-disaccharide hydrolase, whose amino-acid sequence MHTSHEVSPSQEQTPATALQAPPSKLRKRFLAGALVLATTAVGAVLIAQQRVKLPGNDWIQLFNGTDLTGWTKIGAESWTVEDGLLHGKGLTKAYGYLETENDYKDFQMSLRFKCVGDGNSGVFFHTGFKPNSVDTTQGMQFEIDCKMMHHTAGVYAEDGRGWVVWPSPENEGVVRMGEWNDYLVEVVGNHYKSRLNGVQMVDFTDPKPSSFDGKIALQLHAGGEGNMQFKDLWIRDLSKR is encoded by the coding sequence ATGCACACTTCCCATGAGGTCTCCCCAAGCCAGGAGCAGACGCCGGCCACCGCACTTCAGGCTCCGCCGTCAAAGCTTCGGAAGCGCTTCCTCGCGGGTGCCCTCGTGCTGGCTACGACGGCTGTGGGCGCGGTACTGATCGCGCAACAGAGAGTGAAGCTCCCGGGCAACGACTGGATTCAGCTCTTCAATGGAACCGATCTCACCGGCTGGACGAAGATCGGCGCAGAGAGCTGGACGGTTGAGGATGGGCTTCTCCATGGCAAGGGCCTGACCAAGGCCTACGGCTATCTCGAGACCGAGAATGACTATAAGGACTTCCAGATGTCGCTGCGCTTCAAGTGCGTCGGCGACGGCAATAGCGGCGTCTTCTTTCATACCGGTTTCAAGCCCAACTCGGTCGACACGACGCAGGGCATGCAGTTCGAGATCGACTGCAAGATGATGCATCACACTGCAGGTGTCTATGCCGAAGATGGCCGCGGCTGGGTGGTGTGGCCGTCGCCTGAGAACGAGGGCGTGGTGCGTATGGGCGAGTGGAACGACTATCTCGTCGAGGTCGTCGGCAACCACTACAAGTCACGTCTGAACGGCGTGCAGATGGTTGACTTCACTGATCCGAAGCCGAGCTCCTTTGACGGCAAGATCGCGCTGCAGCTTCATGCAGGCGGCGAGGGCAACATGCAGTTCAAGGATCTCTGGATCCGCGACCTCTCGAAGCGCTAA
- a CDS encoding sensor histidine kinase yields MLRVRTRIRELACLLALALGHARADSLPRDLTLKQLDHTAWTARDGAPIGVNGIAADRDGTLWLATRGGLYKFDGLHFSLYLPPASDPTLPSIEMRSVYIDRGGALWVAPWLKDLIRIRDGHPRIFGGQDGLPGVAVVQMLQAPDNSMWVLSHGLLYRQLGDRWVEALPHSEEVGEVSHFFFDRAGTLWIATRSWLWFVPPGSTVPRKTQENVGSLAEIVEMADGSLWADVLAPVASVRRLSVPGHPTSKPLTFPVEASSIALDPTGDLWVASSRNGVQRLSASGLGLQRSGLIQRTSHDVQTFDQQAGLTGIGSFTVFRDASGTIWAGTTRGLDRFRMPTLTRLPDPTIEGDVGVTACPNGEVWMGSGDFLVSVVGDRITHHSLGELWGLYCDRNNTIWYSRVGKVVSLRNGVERSFPAPPVHLFYCVVQMVGDVDNLYATCARSGLWRHSSDAWTKIEVPGFPDETPLAISQDSAGRVWTGYIDNKIGMLDGSAGRTFPVDASPGVGNVQAILAMHKGVVAGGAHGIAVLHGDHFQSLATLDPDAVQGVSGLVEDHRGDLWLNGARGVFRIPSEELAKGITWPSYRMQSEHFSGDGIVGFAYQGYELPTAVIAPNGRIWIATSSTAVYVDPDRVHRDTVPAITSIQAFTDNETPRYEPHPTIEPGKHTLRIRYFGAHLSAPERVSYRYRLDGQDQAWEDVGTRTEAVYTNLKPGSYTFHVAASNGDGIWSEADRPLQFVVLPAFYQRWWFVAFCLLALGLLLRIAFRMRFDYATNQLRRRLEERAQERVRIARDLHDTLLQGVQGLILCFHSDIEEVPDDLPARALLEKTLDRAEAVINEGRERVRTLRSEESTATDLPQALAQVSSLVRARNAAPIEVLVEGEPRPLRTIVHDEVYCVGREAITNALRHAAATRIEVEISYGSTHLRVRCRDNGKGMSRQQLDAGSPAGHWGVTGMKERAARIGAKLDIWSTPGAGTEVEITVSAATAYSVQTAKHALTRTAV; encoded by the coding sequence GTGTTGCGCGTTCGAACCCGCATCCGGGAACTCGCCTGTCTGCTGGCGTTGGCGCTTGGTCACGCGCGCGCGGACTCTCTCCCGCGCGATCTGACCCTGAAGCAACTGGACCATACCGCCTGGACCGCCCGCGATGGCGCACCAATCGGCGTGAATGGTATCGCCGCGGATCGCGACGGAACCCTATGGCTCGCAACACGTGGCGGCCTCTACAAGTTCGACGGCCTACACTTCAGCCTCTATCTCCCGCCCGCAAGCGACCCGACCCTTCCCTCCATCGAGATGCGAAGCGTCTACATCGACCGTGGCGGCGCGTTGTGGGTCGCCCCGTGGCTTAAGGACCTCATCCGCATTCGCGACGGCCATCCCCGTATCTTTGGCGGACAGGACGGCCTGCCCGGCGTCGCCGTCGTTCAAATGCTGCAGGCGCCGGATAACTCCATGTGGGTCCTGAGCCACGGCCTCCTCTACCGTCAGCTTGGAGACCGCTGGGTCGAAGCGCTGCCACATAGCGAAGAAGTCGGCGAGGTGAGCCATTTTTTCTTCGATCGCGCCGGCACCCTCTGGATCGCGACGCGATCGTGGCTTTGGTTTGTCCCCCCGGGAAGCACAGTCCCACGGAAGACGCAGGAGAACGTCGGCAGTCTCGCCGAGATCGTCGAGATGGCGGACGGTAGCCTCTGGGCCGATGTCCTCGCTCCCGTCGCGTCCGTGCGGCGGCTCTCCGTACCCGGCCATCCCACATCGAAGCCCCTCACCTTCCCCGTCGAAGCCTCAAGCATCGCGCTCGACCCCACCGGAGACCTCTGGGTCGCGAGCAGTCGCAACGGCGTGCAGCGCCTCTCGGCTTCCGGCCTGGGGCTCCAGCGATCCGGGCTCATCCAGCGCACCAGCCACGATGTTCAGACCTTCGATCAGCAGGCCGGCCTCACTGGCATCGGCTCCTTCACCGTCTTCCGCGACGCAAGCGGCACCATCTGGGCCGGAACCACGCGCGGCCTCGACCGCTTCCGCATGCCCACCCTCACGCGCCTGCCCGACCCGACGATCGAGGGCGACGTCGGCGTCACCGCCTGCCCCAACGGGGAGGTCTGGATGGGCAGCGGAGACTTCCTTGTCTCCGTCGTCGGGGACAGGATCACCCACCACAGCCTCGGCGAACTCTGGGGCCTCTACTGCGACCGCAACAATACCATCTGGTACAGCCGCGTCGGCAAGGTCGTCTCCCTCAGGAACGGCGTCGAACGCAGCTTCCCGGCGCCTCCCGTTCACCTCTTCTACTGCGTAGTGCAGATGGTCGGCGACGTCGATAACCTCTACGCCACGTGCGCGCGAAGCGGCTTATGGCGTCATAGCAGCGATGCGTGGACGAAAATTGAAGTTCCCGGCTTCCCCGACGAAACGCCTCTCGCCATCTCGCAGGACAGCGCCGGACGCGTGTGGACGGGCTATATCGATAACAAGATCGGCATGCTCGACGGTTCGGCGGGCAGAACATTTCCCGTCGATGCCAGCCCCGGCGTCGGCAACGTGCAGGCTATCCTCGCGATGCACAAAGGCGTTGTCGCCGGAGGCGCTCACGGCATCGCCGTCCTGCATGGAGACCACTTTCAATCTCTCGCCACGCTCGATCCGGACGCAGTACAGGGCGTCTCCGGCCTGGTTGAAGATCATCGCGGCGATCTCTGGCTCAATGGCGCACGCGGCGTCTTTCGCATCCCCTCCGAGGAGCTCGCGAAAGGAATCACCTGGCCCAGCTACCGCATGCAGTCGGAGCACTTCTCGGGGGACGGCATCGTCGGCTTCGCCTACCAGGGCTACGAGCTACCCACAGCGGTCATCGCTCCCAACGGCCGCATCTGGATCGCGACCTCATCGACAGCCGTCTACGTCGATCCCGACCGTGTCCACCGCGATACCGTTCCCGCGATCACCTCCATCCAGGCCTTCACCGATAATGAAACCCCCCGGTACGAACCGCACCCCACCATCGAGCCCGGCAAGCACACTCTGCGCATTCGCTATTTCGGCGCTCATCTCAGCGCGCCGGAGCGAGTCTCCTACCGCTATCGTCTCGATGGTCAGGACCAGGCATGGGAGGACGTAGGGACCCGCACCGAAGCCGTCTACACCAACCTCAAACCCGGTTCCTACACCTTCCACGTCGCCGCATCCAACGGAGACGGCATCTGGAGCGAAGCGGACCGGCCTCTCCAGTTCGTCGTCCTCCCGGCGTTCTATCAACGCTGGTGGTTTGTTGCCTTCTGTCTCCTCGCCCTCGGCCTTCTCCTCCGCATCGCCTTTCGCATGCGCTTCGACTACGCAACCAACCAGCTAAGGCGCCGCCTCGAAGAACGCGCGCAGGAACGAGTCCGCATTGCACGCGACCTGCACGACACCCTCCTGCAAGGCGTGCAGGGGCTCATCCTCTGCTTCCACTCCGATATTGAAGAAGTCCCGGACGATCTGCCCGCCCGCGCCCTTCTCGAGAAGACCCTCGACCGCGCCGAAGCTGTCATCAATGAAGGCCGCGAGCGCGTCCGCACTCTCCGTTCCGAAGAGAGCACGGCGACCGACCTGCCCCAGGCCCTCGCGCAGGTCAGCTCTTTGGTCCGCGCCAGGAACGCCGCTCCCATCGAGGTCCTCGTCGAAGGAGAGCCAAGGCCCCTGCGAACCATCGTCCACGACGAAGTCTACTGCGTCGGTCGCGAGGCCATCACTAACGCTCTCCGGCACGCCGCCGCGACCCGCATTGAGGTAGAGATCAGCTACGGCTCGACCCACCTGCGCGTGCGTTGCCGCGACAATGGCAAGGGCATGAGCAGGCAGCAACTCGACGCGGGATCACCCGCCGGCCATTGGGGTGTCACCGGCATGAAGGAACGCGCAGCCCGCATCGGCGCGAAACTCGATATCTGGAGCACACCCGGCGCTGGCACCGAGGTAGAGATCACCGTCTCCGCTGCCACGGCCTACTCCGTCCAAACCGCGAAGCACGCCCTCACCCGGACAGCGGTATAA
- a CDS encoding Gfo/Idh/MocA family protein codes for MKIGVIGSGFMGGVHVAAIERIQGLTLTSVASRTRPSADAPARGNLKHLKSTPLPDHVQWYGDWREMLSDAELDAVDICLPTPMHRQVALRAFELGKHVLCEKPMALTTEDCDVMMEAATKSGRTFMIGQVLRFMFPYRYASTFVEQVGRSNITICTLSRRTGYPQWSEWLSREELCGGAIVDLLSHDIDQALVLFGMPESVSAVSEGEIDTMRGTLRYADGLAVTIEGGWLAPDVPFSHGFELASGETSLSFKDDKLQRTTAGKEEQIEVAEEDAYLDEIAYFADCCAKQVPPERCMPSESAEALRIANLLRASREQNGKGLSCAR; via the coding sequence ATGAAGATAGGCGTCATTGGGTCCGGATTCATGGGCGGCGTTCATGTTGCCGCAATCGAGCGCATTCAGGGCCTCACCCTTACCTCGGTCGCCTCGCGCACACGACCGTCTGCCGATGCTCCTGCGCGTGGCAACCTCAAGCATCTGAAGAGCACCCCCCTTCCCGATCACGTCCAGTGGTACGGGGATTGGCGCGAGATGCTGTCCGATGCAGAACTGGACGCGGTCGATATCTGCCTGCCGACACCCATGCATCGCCAGGTGGCGCTCCGTGCCTTCGAGCTTGGGAAGCATGTGCTTTGCGAAAAGCCGATGGCGCTCACGACCGAAGACTGCGACGTGATGATGGAAGCAGCCACGAAGAGCGGACGGACGTTCATGATCGGCCAGGTCCTACGCTTCATGTTTCCGTATCGCTATGCCTCCACGTTCGTCGAGCAGGTAGGTCGCAGCAATATCACCATATGCACCCTGAGCCGCCGAACCGGCTATCCGCAGTGGAGCGAGTGGCTCTCGCGCGAGGAGCTATGTGGCGGAGCGATCGTCGATCTCCTCAGCCATGACATCGACCAGGCGCTTGTGCTCTTTGGCATGCCGGAGTCGGTGAGTGCCGTGAGCGAGGGCGAGATCGACACGATGCGCGGGACGTTGCGCTATGCGGATGGTCTCGCCGTCACGATCGAGGGCGGATGGCTTGCGCCCGATGTTCCCTTCTCCCATGGCTTCGAGCTCGCGAGCGGTGAAACTTCCCTGAGCTTCAAGGACGACAAGCTTCAACGCACCACCGCAGGGAAAGAAGAGCAGATCGAGGTAGCGGAGGAAGACGCCTATCTCGACGAGATAGCCTACTTCGCTGACTGCTGCGCAAAGCAGGTCCCGCCGGAGCGCTGCATGCCGAGTGAGTCGGCCGAGGCGCTCAGGATCGCGAATCTTCTCAGAGCTTCGAGAGAACAGAACGGAAAGGGACTTTCATGCGCGCGATAA
- a CDS encoding acido-empty-quinoprotein group A — translation MSPVLLMGQGTGVAPDELLKPLKDSWPTYNGDYTGQRYSALAQVDKTTVKHLTLGWMSQMTPGEDKPTPSGPGGGRRANMVPQIVGGEGPGDIVIRGGSMKGSILAIDGTLYVTMPDNAWALDARDGHQLWHYFWKTKGGTHIGNRGFGMWNGYLFMETPDDYLVSLEAKTGKERWHKKIADVDLGYFSTPAPIVIGNHVLVGVGNDIDSPGFLQSYDPETGELQWKHYTVPMQKGDPGESSWASLDAARHGGAQTWITGAYDPETKLYIFGTGNPTPAYTNAPRGADKDNLFTCSLVAVNVDTGKMAWYYQTSPHDMHDYDSAQTPVLVDGTFNGKMRKMVLTAARNGYFFTLDRVTGEHLVTSKYGKTTDWAKGLTKNGNPEHDPEKDATVSGSLASPNSSGTVNWQPPAFSPQTGLLYTPEVDSFSVFYLTDTDPRGSMGLGGHEETQIGSAGSYLTAIDYKTGKAAWRHRYYGGGMGGGVLATAGGLVFNGDGSGSLVAHDAASGEPLWHTRIGDVSNAPQTFMLDGHQYVIAATGQALWAFLLY, via the coding sequence TTGTCGCCCGTTTTGCTGATGGGGCAGGGAACCGGGGTTGCGCCGGATGAGTTACTGAAGCCGCTCAAAGACTCGTGGCCGACCTATAACGGCGACTACACAGGCCAGCGCTACAGCGCGCTTGCACAAGTCGACAAGACGACCGTGAAGCACCTGACGCTCGGGTGGATGTCGCAGATGACGCCGGGCGAAGATAAGCCAACTCCGTCCGGCCCGGGCGGTGGGCGGCGCGCGAACATGGTGCCGCAGATCGTTGGCGGGGAAGGCCCGGGCGACATCGTCATTCGTGGCGGATCGATGAAGGGATCCATCCTCGCGATAGACGGCACACTTTATGTCACGATGCCCGATAACGCATGGGCGCTCGATGCCCGTGACGGGCACCAGTTGTGGCACTACTTCTGGAAGACCAAGGGCGGAACCCACATCGGCAACCGCGGCTTCGGGATGTGGAACGGCTATCTCTTCATGGAGACGCCGGACGACTATCTCGTGTCGCTCGAGGCGAAGACCGGCAAGGAACGCTGGCACAAGAAGATCGCCGACGTCGATCTTGGCTATTTTTCGACGCCCGCGCCGATCGTGATCGGCAACCATGTGCTCGTCGGCGTCGGCAACGATATCGACTCGCCGGGCTTTCTCCAGTCCTACGACCCCGAGACGGGGGAGTTGCAGTGGAAGCACTACACCGTACCGATGCAGAAAGGCGATCCTGGCGAGAGCAGCTGGGCGAGTCTCGATGCCGCGCGTCACGGCGGAGCGCAGACCTGGATTACCGGAGCCTACGACCCCGAGACGAAGCTGTACATCTTTGGCACCGGCAATCCAACGCCTGCCTACACCAATGCCCCACGCGGCGCCGATAAGGATAACCTCTTCACGTGCTCGCTCGTTGCGGTCAACGTCGACACCGGCAAGATGGCCTGGTACTACCAGACCTCTCCGCACGACATGCACGATTACGACTCCGCGCAGACCCCCGTGCTCGTCGATGGCACGTTCAACGGCAAGATGCGGAAGATGGTCCTGACGGCCGCGCGCAATGGCTACTTCTTCACCCTGGACCGTGTCACGGGCGAGCATCTTGTTACCAGCAAGTACGGTAAGACGACCGACTGGGCCAAGGGCCTGACCAAGAACGGCAACCCGGAGCATGATCCCGAAAAGGATGCCACCGTTTCGGGTTCGCTGGCTTCACCAAACTCGAGCGGTACGGTGAACTGGCAGCCGCCCGCCTTTTCTCCGCAGACCGGACTCCTCTACACTCCCGAGGTTGATTCGTTCTCCGTCTTCTATCTCACGGATACTGATCCACGCGGTTCGATGGGCCTCGGAGGCCATGAAGAGACGCAGATCGGCTCGGCCGGAAGCTACCTGACCGCGATCGACTATAAGACCGGCAAGGCGGCTTGGAGGCATCGCTACTACGGCGGCGGTATGGGTGGTGGAGTCCTGGCAACCGCCGGCGGCCTGGTCTTCAACGGAGATGGCTCCGGAAGCCTCGTGGCGCATGATGCGGCGAGCGGGGAACCGCTGTGGCACACGCGCATCGGCGACGTCTCGAACGCGCCGCAGACGTTTATGCTCGACGGGCATCAGTACGTGATTGCCGCCACCGGGCAGGCGCTTTGGGCCTTCCTGCTTTACTAG